GGCAAGCTGGTGGAGGCGCAGCGCATAGAACAGCGCACTCGCTTCGACCTCGAGATGCTCAACGAGCTGGGCTTTTGCAAGGGAATCGAGAACTACTCGCGTCACCTGTCGGGCCGCAAGCCAGGCGAGCCGCCGCCCACGTTGCTGGATTACCTGCCGCTCAATGCGCTGATGATCATCGACGAGAGCCACGTCACCGTTCCGCAGCTCGGTGGCATGTATCGGGGCGACCGTGCCAGGAAGGAAAACCTGGTGGACTACGGCTTCCGGCTGCCGAGCGCGCTGGACAACCGGCCTTTGCGTTTCGACGAATTCGAAAAAATTACGCCGCAGGCTATCTTCGTTTCCGCGACGCCGGCGGAATATGAGCGCGAGCATCAGGGGCAGATTGTCGAGCAGGTAGTTAGGCCGACCGGATTGATCGATCCGGAAATTGAAGTGAGGCCGGCCGCGACCCAGGTGGACGACTTGCTGTCCCAGATCAACGAACGCGTCGAACGCAAGGAAAGAGTGCTGGTAACGACGCTGACCAAGCGCATGGCGGAGGACCTGACCGACTATCTTTCCGAACATGGCGTGAAGGTGCGCTATCTGCATTCGGACATCGAGACCGTGGAAAGAGTTGAGATCATCCGCGACTTGCGTCTGGGCGAGTTCGATGTCCTGGTAGGTATCAACCTGCTGCGCGAAGGCCTGGATATCCCCGAGGTTTCGCTGGTGGCGATTCTGGATGCGGACAAGGAGGGCTTCTTGCGCTCGGAACGCTCGCTGATCCAGACCATCGGACGCGCCGCGCGGCATTTGAACGGCGCCGCCATCATGTACGCAGACGTGATGACCAATTCGATGCGTCGCGCCATCGCCGAGACCGACCGCAGACGCCAGAAGCAGACCAGCTACAACGCGGCGCATGGCATCACGCCGACAGGTGTGTCGAAACGCATCAGGGATATGTTCGACGGCGTATATGACCCGTCTGTGCAGCTGGACCGCAAAGCAGCCGAAAAATTGGCGGCCTACGGCGCGATGAGCGAAAAGGATTTGCTCAGGGAGTTGAAGCGTGTCGAGCGGGAAATGCTGGAAAGTGCGAGGAATTTGGAGTTCGAGCGCGCCGCGCAATTGCGCGACCAGCTGAAGAGACTGAAAGAACTGGCATTCGGCGTCGTCGAAATCGACGATGCGCTGACTGCAACCGGCACCGACGGCAAGATCACGTCGATTTCAGCGGTGCGCAAACGTAAATCCTGAAGGCCATGAAAAAGAAGCTCGGCGGGTAGCCGAGCTTTTCTTTAACGTACGTGTTCCTGCTTGCTCCGCTTTTGCGGTCAGGCCGCGTCGCTGCCGGCCGACTGTTGCTCGCCGGTTTCCACTTGCTGCAACGGTTCTTCCGGAATCGCTGGCGGTTGGTCGCGGGGGCGCGGCGTTCTCGCCGGGCGCGGCGTTTCTGGCGCCTGATAGATCGACGGGCCTTTCGACCGGGTTTCGATCATCACCAGGTCCGGGGGCAGGGCGACGGGATCCATCTTCCAGGCCGGCGCCGTCTGCGGTTGTGGCGCGACGGGTTGGATTTCCGGCTTTTCGATCACCGGTTCCGGTGTGGCGCGCTGTTCGGGAGTCGCGACCGGAGCAAATTCGGTGCGAGTGATTTCCTCGACAGCGTGTTCGCGCATGACGGACTGTGCAACGACGGATTGTTCCACTGCGGGCTGTTCGACTACTGGCCGTTCCATTGCGGGACGTTCGATGGCAATCGGCTGCAAGTCTTCTCGCGCAATGGCGACCGGTGCCTGCTCGCGCTCACGCGGCGGCCGGGAGAGTCCGTTTCCGGATTGTGCCCGGTCGGGATGCTCGCTGCGCGTCTGCTGGTTTGGATTGTCCTGGTGCTCGGACTGCCTGTCACGACGGCCGCGGCCGCGGCGGCGGCTGCGACCTTCCTCGCGAGCACCTTCGGGGGGACGATCACCAGGTTGGCGTTGTTCCACGGCGGCCAGTGCCGGATCCTGACGCGGTGGCCGCTGCGGCGGTTGCTGCTGACGATCCTGCGGCTTGCGTTCGCCCTGCTCCTGATTGCGGTTGCGACCCTGATCGCGACGATTGTCCGCATCCTGGCGCGGGCCCTTGCGCTGCTCGTCGCGTTTGTTGCCGTCGCCGCGGCCCTCCGAACGGCCGTGCCGATGGTCGCGGCGCGCCAAATCGCGATTCCGCTGCGGGTCGCGTGGTCTGGCTTTCACCGGTTCGGGTTTGGGCTCCGGCTTGCGGGTGAGCCAGCCGAATATTTTTTCCAAAATAGAGGGTTTTGGTTCTTCGCGCGGCGCGACCACGGGCGCTGGCTGAGCCGGCGTAATTCCCTGTACGGCGGCTTGCGGCCGCTGTGCCTCCGGCTTCTGAACGGCAGTGGAGGGCTCTGCAGCTTCGACCGGGACATCGGCCATCTTGTAGCTGGGCAGGGCGATGTCGTTCTGATTCAGTTC
This region of Betaproteobacteria bacterium genomic DNA includes:
- the uvrB gene encoding excinuclease ABC subunit UvrB, with amino-acid sequence MTVTFPHSPFRLHQPFEPAGDQPEAIAALVEGLNDGLAFQTLLGVTGSGKTYTMANVIARTGRPAIIMAPNKTLAAQLYGEMREFFPENAIEYFVSYYDYYQPEAYVPSRDLFIEKDSSINEHIEQMRLSATKSLLERDDAVIVATVSAIYGIGDPVDYHGMILHLREKERMSQRDVISRLTEMQYDRNDFEFRRGAFRVRGDVVDVFPAENSEVALRITLFDDDVETLTLFDPLTGHLLQKVPRYTVYPSSHYVTPRSTTLRAIEAIKEELCGRIEFFQTTGKLVEAQRIEQRTRFDLEMLNELGFCKGIENYSRHLSGRKPGEPPPTLLDYLPLNALMIIDESHVTVPQLGGMYRGDRARKENLVDYGFRLPSALDNRPLRFDEFEKITPQAIFVSATPAEYEREHQGQIVEQVVRPTGLIDPEIEVRPAATQVDDLLSQINERVERKERVLVTTLTKRMAEDLTDYLSEHGVKVRYLHSDIETVERVEIIRDLRLGEFDVLVGINLLREGLDIPEVSLVAILDADKEGFLRSERSLIQTIGRAARHLNGAAIMYADVMTNSMRRAIAETDRRRQKQTSYNAAHGITPTGVSKRIRDMFDGVYDPSVQLDRKAAEKLAAYGAMSEKDLLRELKRVEREMLESARNLEFERAAQLRDQLKRLKELAFGVVEIDDALTATGTDGKITSISAVRKRKS